The Phoenix dactylifera cultivar Barhee BC4 chromosome 15, palm_55x_up_171113_PBpolish2nd_filt_p, whole genome shotgun sequence genome contains a region encoding:
- the LOC103717767 gene encoding transcription termination factor MTERF2, chloroplastic-like yields MLLRDPSSGFLLLLRRPRPIGGLLRLYTSTAGASGAGGISCREPHFMLDYLITSCGLSFDEASKASKYLSHLKSTKKPDSVLNFFRSHGFDDTHLRKIVSRNPRWLCRDVEKILAPKFRAFQDLGFSGPILIQLILSEHRLIDHSLHRSILPRFEFWRRLLGSMDRVMKLVRNKSCFLGTNIEKTVMPNLSLLQERGIPDSRTAVLLQKSPILILRKPATLKALVERAERMGIPRSSRMFLWALSAVDRVSEAKLDAKLRLLKSFGWSEVEFYAALRKDPTFITVSDKLLSAKMEFFLKEVGRKPLEIARCAKLLMYSLEKRLIPRHQVMQKLKARGLYNGDYNPSSVMNMSEKKFMRKYIFLHEEKVPELLVMYIAQSGRGVAL; encoded by the coding sequence ATGCTGCTGCGCGATCCCTCGTCcggtttcctcctcctcctccgacgCCCCCGCCCGATCGGAGGCCTCCTCCGCCTCTACACTTCCACCGCCGGCGCCTCCGGCGCCGGCGGGATCTCGTGTCGAGAGCCCCATTTCATGTTAGATTACCTCATCACGTCGTGTGGGCTCTCCTTCGATGAGGCGTCAAAGGCCTCCAAATACCTCTCCCACCTCAAATCCACAAAGAAGCCGGACTCCGTCCTCAATTTTTTCAGATCTCACGGTTTTGACGACACGCATCTTAGAAAAATCGTGTCTCGCAATCCCAGATGGCTCTGCCGCGATGTGGAGAAGATTCTGGCCCCCAAGTTCCGAGCCTTCCAAGATCTCGGCTTTTCTGGGCCCATTCTCATTCAGTTGATCCTCTCCGAACACCGTTTAATCGATCACAGCCTCCACCGCAGCATCCTGCCCAGATTCGAGTTCTGGCGGCGCCTCCTTGGCTCCATGGATCGCGTCATGAAGCTCGTCAGGAACAAAAGTTGCTTTCTTGGCACCAACATCGAGAAGACGGTGATGCCGAACCTCTCTTTGCTCCAGGAGCGCGGCATCCCTGACAGCAGGACTGCTGTATTGCTTCAGAAGAGCCCCATTCTTATTCTCCGGAAACCAGCGACATTGAAAGCATTGGTGGAGCGGGCTGAGAGGATGGGGATACCCCGCAGCTCGAGGATGTTCTTGTGGGCCCTCTCAGCTGTCGACCGTGTCAGCGAGGCCAAATTGGATGCTAAACTACGACTCTTGAAGAGCTTCGGATGGTCGGAGGTCGAGTTTTATGCTGCATTACGCAAAGACCCGACATTTATAACAGTTTCTGATAAATTATTGTCTGCCAAaatggaattttttttgaaagaagtcgGAAGGAAGCCATTGGAGATTGCCCGCTGTGCAAAGCTCCTGATGTATAGCTTGGAGAAGAGGTTGATTCCTCGCCATCAGGTCATGCAGAAGTTGAAGGCAAGAGGGTTGTATAACGGAGATTATAATCCTTCCAGTGTCATGAATATGTCAGAGAAGAAGTTCATGCGGAAGTACATTTTTCTGCACGAGGAGAAGGTTCCGGAGCTACTAGTGATGTATATAGCTCAAAGTGGCAGGGGAGTAGCCCTCTAG
- the LOC103717779 gene encoding LOW QUALITY PROTEIN: uncharacterized protein LOC103717779 (The sequence of the model RefSeq protein was modified relative to this genomic sequence to represent the inferred CDS: deleted 2 bases in 1 codon; substituted 1 base at 1 genomic stop codon) yields MHRGHHLPLSFLRFQRRRIRRTVRCRTFRSAGGGDKLYPQPHFMADYLVASCGFSPEKAAKALKRLRRIKFPQQPDSVLGFFKRHGFDDAHLKKLVSWYPRWLALDMEKTLPARFRALLDLGFSSPDLTRLHLSNPVIIDHNLRNVVSSIQLWRDLLGSDQRLMKFLKGNQCFLGYSAEKTIRPNLLVLKDCGISDHRITLVVKRRPRFILQKPDASRALSDRAEGLRVLPGSTVFHWALYKVDRGSXEAGWSEAEFLAAFRKTPAFLTGSMSAMRDKVDFLVLEAGCAPFYVARRPVLLTLSLAKRLIPRNRYLKGFEVERVHGGE; encoded by the exons ATGCACCGTGGCCACCATCTTCCTCTGAGTTTCCTCCGTTTCCAAAGGCGGAGAATAAGAAGAACGGTACGATGCCGAACCTTTCGTTCCGCCGGCGGCGGCGACAAGCTATATCCCCAGCCCCATTTCATGGCCGACTACCTCGTCGCCTCCTGTGGCTTCTCACCGGAGAAAGCGGCGAAAGCCTTGAAGCGCCTCCGCCGGATTAAATTCCCCCAACAACCCGACTCGGTCTTGGGTTTCTTCAAAAGACACGGTTTTGATGACGCCCACCTGAAAAAGCTCGTTTCTTGGTACCCCAGATGGCTCGCCCTCGACATGGAGAAGACCCTGCCCGCAAGGTTCCGAGCTTTGCTGGACCTCGGCTTCTCCAGTCCCGACCTGACCCGCCTCCACCTGTCTAACCCCGTCATCATCGACCACAACCTCCGCAACGTCGTTTCTAGCATCCAGCTATGGAGAGACCTTCTTGGTTCTGATCAGCGTTTGATGAAATTCCTCAAAGGAAATCAGTGTTTTCTCGGCTACAGCGCCGAGAAGACAATCCGGCCGAACCTCTTGGTGCTGAAGGACTGCGGCATCTCGGACCACAGGATCACGCTGGTCGTGAAGAGGCGCCCAAGGTTCATCCTTCAGAAGCCAGACGCATCAAGGGCATTGAGTGATCGTGCCGAGGGGTTGCGAGTCCTCCCGGGCTCGACGGTGTTCCACTGGGCTCTCTACAAGGTCGACCGGGGGTCATGAGAGGC AGGGTGGTCGGAGGCTGAGTTCCTTGCTGCATTCCGAAAGACCCCTGCTTTCTTGACTGGTTCGATGAGCGCGATGCGGGATAAGGTGGATTTCTTGGTGCTGGAGGCAGGCTGCGCACCGTTCTATGTTGCACGCCGCCCAGTGCTTTTGACGCTGAGCTTGGCGAAGAGGTTGATTCCAAGAAATCGATATTTGAAAGGCTTTGAAGTCGAGAGAGTGCATGGTGGAGAATAA